Proteins encoded in a region of the Corynebacterium breve genome:
- a CDS encoding LppP/LprE family lipoprotein: protein MKNPLGRVDSLPIIAGEGEQFALSIVDEHFDPCADLSWSVIAGGVGTGNSLRQGVVFFHQGVPISEPAPLMQERVVAVTPVGDNSVEVSYEVLEGPRAAGHTVPGSATFTLTPEGTLAISNNTLPMSANEAGLQVDVGEL, encoded by the coding sequence CTGAAGAACCCGCTGGGCAGAGTTGACTCGTTACCGATCATCGCTGGAGAAGGAGAGCAGTTCGCGCTGAGCATTGTCGACGAACACTTCGACCCGTGCGCCGATCTGAGCTGGTCAGTAATTGCGGGCGGGGTAGGAACGGGTAACTCGCTACGCCAAGGTGTGGTGTTCTTCCACCAAGGAGTTCCGATCTCCGAGCCGGCACCGCTTATGCAGGAGCGAGTGGTCGCGGTGACTCCGGTGGGAGACAACTCGGTCGAGGTTTCCTACGAAGTCTTGGAAGGGCCACGCGCAGCCGGGCACACGGTTCCTGGGTCCGCGACCTTTACGCTCACGCCGGAAGGCACCCTGGCGATTTCCAACAACACCTTGCCAATGAGTGCGAATGAAGCCGGGCTGCAGGTGGACGTGGGTGAACTGTAA
- the lipA gene encoding lipoyl synthase codes for MTIAPEGRKLLRIEKRNMETPIESKPRWIRNAVKTGPEYEDMRKKVTGASLHTVCQEAGCPNIHECWESREATFLIGGANCSRRCDFCQINSAKPDPLDREEPQRVAESIQEMQLNYATITGVTRDDLDDEGAWLYAEVVRKIHELNPHTGVENLTPDFSGKADLLQEVFEARPEVFAHNLETVPRIFKRIRPAFRYDRSLDVINQAHNFGLITKSNLILGMGETREEVLQALQELVDAGTDIITITQYLRPGPNYHPIDRWVKPEEFIEYRDAAYEMGFGAVMSGPLVRSSYRAGKLYVEAMEKRGRELPENLKHLAETSQGATDQEASTLLHKYGASEDHPVPANQQ; via the coding sequence GTGACTATTGCTCCTGAAGGCCGCAAGCTCCTCCGTATCGAAAAGCGCAACATGGAAACGCCGATCGAGTCGAAGCCGCGGTGGATTAGAAACGCTGTCAAGACCGGTCCCGAATACGAGGACATGCGCAAAAAGGTCACGGGCGCGTCCCTGCACACGGTTTGCCAAGAAGCTGGCTGCCCAAACATCCATGAGTGTTGGGAATCTCGTGAAGCCACTTTCCTCATTGGTGGCGCTAACTGTTCGCGACGTTGCGACTTTTGCCAGATCAACTCAGCCAAGCCGGACCCACTCGACCGCGAAGAGCCACAGCGCGTTGCCGAATCCATTCAGGAAATGCAGCTGAACTACGCCACCATCACCGGCGTGACCCGCGACGATCTCGACGATGAAGGAGCATGGCTGTACGCCGAGGTTGTCCGCAAGATCCATGAACTCAACCCGCACACCGGCGTAGAAAACCTCACCCCTGACTTCTCCGGTAAGGCTGACCTGCTTCAGGAAGTTTTCGAAGCTCGCCCAGAAGTCTTCGCCCACAACCTGGAAACAGTGCCGCGCATCTTCAAGCGCATCCGCCCAGCGTTCCGCTACGACCGCTCCCTCGATGTGATCAACCAGGCACACAACTTCGGCTTGATCACCAAGTCCAACCTGATTTTGGGCATGGGCGAAACCCGCGAGGAAGTTCTGCAGGCTCTGCAGGAACTTGTCGACGCAGGCACCGACATCATTACCATCACCCAATACCTGCGCCCCGGCCCGAACTACCACCCGATTGACCGCTGGGTAAAACCAGAAGAATTCATCGAGTACCGCGACGCGGCCTACGAGATGGGCTTTGGTGCCGTCATGTCTGGCCCTCTGGTGCGTTCTTCCTACCGCGCAGGCAAGCTCTACGTCGAGGCGATGGAAAAGCGCGGCCGCGAGCTTCCAGAAAACCTCAAGCACCTCGCCGAAACTTCCCAGGGCGCCACCGACCAGGAAGCGTCGACCTTGTTGCACAAGTACGGCGCATCTGAGGATCACCCGGTCCCTGCCAACCAGCAATAG
- a CDS encoding RDD family protein, with translation MAKEPRSWLDGPAIPGEKDDLGTPGKWPGEKLGLPKEGEGAQASVARRAGAVLIDWIIASIIANFLIMFTDVFGGRASAPLLIWMIIGIIGGWLFARTPGMAILGMGVARVDIGGAKVGLWRAVVRTLLTMFVLPAAMVDADGRGMHDRATGTTVVRG, from the coding sequence ATGGCAAAAGAACCCCGCAGCTGGCTCGATGGGCCGGCCATCCCTGGCGAAAAAGACGATCTAGGAACCCCAGGTAAATGGCCAGGTGAAAAACTTGGCCTGCCCAAAGAAGGTGAAGGCGCGCAAGCCTCGGTGGCACGTCGCGCCGGGGCAGTCCTAATTGACTGGATTATTGCGTCCATCATTGCCAACTTCCTCATTATGTTCACCGATGTGTTCGGCGGGCGTGCCAGCGCGCCGCTTCTGATCTGGATGATCATCGGAATCATCGGCGGCTGGCTCTTTGCACGCACGCCGGGCATGGCGATATTGGGTATGGGTGTTGCGCGAGTAGACATTGGAGGCGCAAAAGTAGGCCTCTGGCGCGCAGTTGTCCGGACGCTTTTGACCATGTTTGTGCTGCCTGCAGCCATGGTTGATGCCGATGGGCGTGGCATGCACGACCGCGCCACTGGCACTACAGTAGTCAGAGGATAA
- the lipB gene encoding lipoyl(octanoyl) transferase LipB: MTAPRDPFFPADKSIRASSDPLDVRHLGLVDYQEAWDIQADLVKQRSADEIGDTVLVLEHPSVYTAGKRTQPSDRPMNGLPVVDVDRGGRITWHGEGQLVVYPIVKLAEPVDVVDYVRRIEEAVIQAVRVAGVEAAGRIDGRSGVWLPDSVRAASAKASARDRKIAALGIRISRGVTMHGLSLNCNNTLEFYDHIVACGIDDADVTTMSLELGREVTCADMVTPVMEALDDALAGRLIVADHTFKSAPDPSKGLPRK; the protein is encoded by the coding sequence ATGACTGCACCCCGTGACCCGTTTTTCCCTGCAGATAAATCCATCCGAGCCTCATCTGACCCGCTAGACGTGCGTCATTTGGGGCTCGTCGACTATCAAGAGGCCTGGGACATTCAGGCTGATCTGGTCAAACAGCGATCTGCAGACGAGATCGGCGATACCGTCTTGGTGCTCGAGCACCCAAGCGTGTACACCGCGGGCAAGCGCACGCAACCGTCGGATCGTCCCATGAACGGCTTGCCGGTAGTCGACGTTGATCGTGGTGGTCGCATCACCTGGCACGGCGAGGGCCAGCTGGTGGTCTACCCCATCGTCAAGCTCGCGGAGCCCGTGGATGTTGTTGATTATGTGCGCCGCATCGAGGAGGCCGTGATCCAGGCCGTGCGGGTGGCAGGTGTGGAGGCTGCAGGACGCATCGACGGCCGCAGCGGCGTGTGGCTACCGGATAGTGTCCGCGCTGCATCGGCAAAAGCGTCTGCCCGCGACAGGAAGATCGCGGCCTTAGGAATCCGCATCTCCCGCGGGGTCACCATGCATGGCCTGAGCCTGAACTGCAACAACACTCTAGAGTTCTACGACCACATCGTCGCCTGCGGGATCGATGATGCCGACGTGACCACGATGAGCTTGGAACTAGGCCGCGAAGTGACCTGCGCAGACATGGTCACGCCTGTAATGGAGGCACTCGATGATGCACTAGCCGGTCGTCTGATCGTGGCGGACCACACCTTTAAGTCGGCACCGGATCCGTCGAAGGGCCTGCCACGAAAGTAG
- a CDS encoding aspartate:alanine exchanger family transporter → MLEFLLANKVLLLSLLVGFGMLVGRVRIRGIALGAAAVLFLAIIVSAIATSNGQDLTLGHELSQLGLVLFTFSIGVSSGPNFFHVLKISIGPIVGMVVVFVTAAVAAVLVGRVMGLDIATIAGVFAGATTNTPALAAAGDASGDETMATIGYAISYIFGVLGMLGFALLALSKRASDTDAPAPLINRTLRVERTDVPVIEDVQKYAGGELIFSRISRGSNQPVEIPEIDTRLNHGDLVTVVGTQALINRATQYLGHTSSHSLMLDRRQLDFRRITLSNRSLVGLRVEEVDERLAKQFGAYMSRIRRGDTDLLAENTELLQIGDRIRVVAPRDKMEEIGKYFGDSTRGLTDINPVALGLGIALGIFIGQLPIPMPGGSFSIGAAAGALFVGLVFGRVGRIGNFTTSLPYTVTQVLSELGLLMFLAAAGVSAGTQILAAFQGGAWLNIALLGVIVTLIVGGGMYLVMRLVFRMGGTKLSGALAGAQTQPAVLAFANDRTNNDPRVAMGYATMYPVAMIVKILIAQIVGGL, encoded by the coding sequence GTGCTGGAGTTTCTCCTTGCCAATAAAGTTCTTCTTCTCTCATTACTCGTTGGTTTCGGAATGCTTGTGGGCCGCGTTCGCATCCGGGGTATTGCCCTCGGAGCGGCAGCGGTTCTTTTTCTTGCCATCATCGTTTCTGCAATCGCGACTTCCAACGGCCAAGACTTAACTCTTGGCCATGAACTTTCCCAACTTGGCTTGGTGCTGTTCACCTTCTCTATTGGTGTGAGCTCTGGACCGAACTTCTTCCACGTCCTAAAAATCTCCATCGGCCCGATCGTGGGCATGGTTGTAGTCTTTGTCACCGCTGCCGTCGCTGCAGTTTTGGTCGGGCGGGTGATGGGCCTAGACATTGCAACCATCGCGGGTGTATTCGCAGGCGCGACGACGAACACCCCAGCGCTTGCGGCAGCAGGCGATGCCTCAGGTGATGAAACCATGGCGACAATCGGCTACGCGATCAGCTACATCTTCGGTGTCTTGGGCATGCTCGGTTTTGCACTCCTTGCACTGAGCAAGCGCGCTTCGGACACCGATGCGCCGGCACCGCTCATCAACCGCACCCTGCGCGTTGAGCGAACAGATGTGCCTGTTATCGAAGACGTGCAGAAATACGCCGGGGGAGAGCTCATCTTCTCCCGCATTAGCCGCGGCTCAAACCAACCGGTGGAGATCCCAGAGATCGATACCCGCCTGAACCACGGCGACCTAGTCACGGTGGTGGGCACCCAGGCGCTGATCAACCGCGCGACCCAGTACCTCGGGCACACGTCGTCGCACTCGCTCATGCTTGACCGGCGACAACTCGATTTCCGCCGCATCACCTTGTCCAACCGCTCACTCGTCGGCCTCCGCGTGGAAGAGGTGGATGAAAGGCTGGCCAAGCAGTTCGGCGCGTACATGTCTCGCATCCGCCGCGGTGATACTGATCTGCTAGCGGAGAACACCGAGCTGCTCCAGATCGGTGACCGCATCCGTGTTGTTGCCCCGCGAGACAAGATGGAAGAGATCGGCAAGTACTTCGGCGACTCCACCCGCGGACTCACAGACATCAACCCAGTGGCGCTGGGTTTAGGCATCGCGTTGGGCATCTTTATCGGCCAACTCCCGATCCCGATGCCTGGCGGTTCCTTCTCCATCGGTGCTGCAGCAGGTGCCCTGTTCGTCGGGCTCGTCTTCGGACGCGTGGGCCGCATCGGAAATTTCACCACGTCGCTGCCTTATACCGTGACTCAGGTTCTCTCTGAGCTGGGCTTGCTCATGTTCCTCGCCGCAGCCGGTGTATCTGCAGGCACGCAAATCCTCGCAGCGTTCCAGGGTGGTGCGTGGCTCAACATTGCTCTGCTCGGCGTCATCGTCACCCTGATCGTCGGTGGCGGCATGTACCTTGTCATGCGCCTGGTCTTCCGAATGGGCGGGACCAAACTGTCGGGCGCACTCGCTGGTGCGCAGACTCAGCCGGCAGTACTTGCTTTTGCCAACGACCGCACCAACAACGATCCCCGCGTGGCCATGGGCTACGCCACCATGTACCCAGTGGCGATGATCGTCAAGATTTTGATCGCCCAGATCGTCGGCGGCCTCTAA
- a CDS encoding S1 family peptidase, with amino-acid sequence MAEARTRSDHDDGLTTWTALVVVVAFVVAVIVWSGMTKVEHSSMLVADDPEQTQIAQTPEPVDPNVVPVSTVLAPAVAPWAPGTKIQSTDHYPQPGEQFTAQSCTVAFSFTGEDGRAFAVTAGHCGHEGHLVWPTNASTAVDYATEAGRFIYSGMYSAPTPELPGGVDIGIIEITDPTRAMEVVGDAIPTGLVVQLAQPLVNVCKTGATTGYTCGLFDQANSIQLVINDVGEEVETRGDIAAVCAAKGDSGGPVFTEVNGRAAIIGVVSGTEAGAPQTDCSNPDESNLIMSYASMEQALAVIDVIVGNAQWVEQEW; translated from the coding sequence GTGGCAGAAGCACGCACCCGCAGCGACCACGACGACGGGCTGACTACGTGGACGGCGCTCGTCGTCGTGGTCGCTTTCGTCGTCGCAGTCATCGTTTGGTCGGGAATGACCAAAGTGGAACACAGCTCAATGCTGGTAGCCGACGATCCAGAGCAGACCCAGATCGCGCAAACACCAGAGCCAGTGGACCCGAACGTAGTCCCCGTGTCCACGGTTCTGGCACCAGCGGTGGCACCGTGGGCACCGGGAACGAAGATTCAGTCCACCGATCACTACCCGCAACCGGGTGAGCAGTTCACCGCGCAATCCTGCACTGTGGCTTTTAGCTTCACCGGCGAGGACGGCCGCGCGTTTGCGGTTACCGCAGGCCACTGTGGACATGAAGGTCACCTTGTCTGGCCAACGAATGCATCCACCGCCGTGGACTATGCCACCGAGGCGGGGCGTTTTATCTATTCAGGGATGTACAGTGCGCCGACACCGGAGCTTCCTGGCGGCGTGGATATCGGAATCATCGAAATCACTGATCCCACAAGGGCGATGGAGGTCGTCGGTGATGCTATTCCGACCGGACTTGTCGTGCAGCTCGCTCAGCCTTTGGTCAACGTGTGCAAAACAGGGGCGACTACCGGCTACACCTGCGGACTATTTGACCAAGCCAACAGCATTCAGTTGGTGATCAATGATGTCGGCGAAGAAGTAGAAACCCGCGGCGATATCGCAGCAGTGTGCGCAGCGAAAGGGGATTCGGGCGGGCCCGTGTTCACTGAAGTCAACGGTCGCGCGGCGATCATTGGCGTCGTATCAGGAACCGAGGCCGGCGCGCCGCAAACCGATTGCAGCAACCCCGACGAATCGAATCTGATTATGTCCTACGCATCCATGGAACAAGCCTTAGCGGTGATCGACGTCATCGTCGGAAATGCCCAGTGGGTTGAACAAGAGTGGTAG
- a CDS encoding cutinase family protein translates to MAFLVSDPVAGAADESSVSTLCKPVHVLQAAGTGESRRDHTPIAQEVFANGWNPALELENSLGEENIGSFNISYPASLGAISVLAGDEFGYEMSTFGESVLAGEQVATQEITAVHAACPHTKYILVGYSQGSSVVGNVAANIAAGTVADVHPDDIAAVLLVADPGRSLVDDSPTPSPSVVYGPIPPGVVGQNQEIINGGGTQVLPERVGMTGPRGQSFDGLHGKVFSLCHENDMACSSLQDSVVLAIADHAGRIENPGPGDVETGPILQAFFDEVNAGTPIGKAARNAGLTHRQVLALIDMALEVREFAGLAYSHSGGGLTRAQFLAITAIAALPHLAHEGVTAEYLGPVLTGIADQIRDVAPNAASRIYSEVRTLCAIDEGLVPNAESLKVSRQERAFNAVEAAGEGVARATGLDRIMESPDHANLVHSAALAGGFGPSHMTYYRGGYSINGLSGQDYGEQWLKDVAAAVIAGESRTLGSPTEI, encoded by the coding sequence ATGGCATTTCTCGTTTCGGATCCGGTGGCGGGGGCCGCGGATGAATCGTCGGTAAGTACCCTTTGTAAGCCTGTCCACGTCCTGCAGGCTGCGGGCACCGGTGAAAGCAGGCGGGATCACACGCCCATTGCTCAGGAAGTATTCGCCAATGGGTGGAACCCCGCGTTGGAATTAGAGAACTCGCTGGGCGAAGAAAACATTGGGTCTTTCAACATCAGCTACCCCGCATCGTTGGGAGCCATCAGCGTACTTGCCGGCGACGAATTCGGCTACGAGATGTCCACGTTTGGCGAGTCCGTGCTGGCCGGCGAGCAAGTGGCAACTCAGGAAATCACCGCGGTGCACGCCGCCTGCCCACACACCAAGTACATCCTGGTTGGCTACTCGCAGGGCTCGTCGGTGGTAGGCAACGTTGCAGCTAACATCGCGGCCGGCACTGTAGCGGACGTGCACCCTGACGATATTGCAGCAGTCCTCTTGGTCGCCGATCCAGGACGTTCGCTTGTCGACGACTCCCCCACCCCGTCCCCGTCTGTTGTCTACGGGCCAATCCCGCCCGGTGTTGTGGGCCAAAATCAGGAGATCATCAACGGTGGCGGTACCCAAGTGTTGCCCGAGCGCGTCGGCATGACCGGACCGCGAGGACAAAGCTTTGATGGTTTGCACGGCAAGGTCTTCTCGCTGTGCCACGAGAACGATATGGCGTGTTCGAGCCTGCAAGATTCGGTGGTACTCGCCATCGCAGATCACGCTGGACGCATCGAGAATCCCGGACCTGGCGATGTCGAGACCGGACCAATTTTGCAGGCCTTTTTCGATGAGGTAAATGCTGGCACGCCGATCGGCAAGGCAGCAAGGAACGCCGGACTCACCCACCGACAAGTTCTCGCGCTGATTGATATGGCACTGGAAGTCCGCGAGTTTGCAGGGCTCGCCTATTCTCATTCTGGCGGCGGCCTGACTCGCGCACAGTTCCTCGCGATAACAGCAATCGCAGCGCTTCCTCACCTCGCTCACGAGGGAGTCACCGCGGAATACCTTGGGCCCGTGTTGACGGGCATCGCCGATCAAATTCGCGATGTCGCGCCTAACGCGGCCAGTCGAATCTATTCGGAAGTACGAACTCTGTGCGCCATCGACGAGGGCTTGGTCCCCAACGCAGAGTCACTGAAGGTTTCGCGGCAAGAAAGGGCATTCAATGCGGTTGAGGCCGCGGGTGAAGGTGTTGCTCGCGCGACCGGACTGGATCGAATAATGGAGTCTCCCGACCACGCCAACCTTGTCCATTCGGCAGCGCTTGCAGGCGGATTCGGCCCCAGCCACATGACCTACTACCGCGGCGGATACTCCATCAACGGGCTCAGCGGACAGGACTACGGCGAGCAGTGGCTTAAGGACGTCGCTGCCGCGGTCATCGCCGGCGAGTCCAGGACGCTGGGAAGCCCGACCGAGATCTAG
- a CDS encoding NUDIX hydrolase — MPIPEFIVETRKKIGHDPMWLPAVTAVVLRDSTDDSPWAVPEVLLVKRSDNGQWTPITGICDPGEEAHVTAVRETEEETTIKTKPAALLGVGAVGPVVHANGDQASYMSIALRLEVDGDPFQEPAVGDDESVEVGWFSIAHMPVTNPKWRLVIADAAAQRKHPKAFTPRMGFEKRN; from the coding sequence ATGCCGATCCCCGAATTCATTGTTGAGACCCGTAAGAAGATTGGTCACGACCCAATGTGGCTCCCCGCAGTGACTGCGGTAGTGCTGCGCGATTCAACCGATGATTCTCCATGGGCGGTACCGGAAGTTCTGTTGGTGAAGCGTTCAGACAACGGACAGTGGACTCCTATTACAGGCATCTGCGATCCTGGCGAAGAGGCCCACGTCACCGCAGTCCGTGAAACCGAGGAAGAAACCACCATCAAGACCAAGCCAGCTGCGCTGCTCGGTGTGGGCGCCGTCGGCCCCGTAGTACACGCCAATGGTGACCAAGCAAGCTACATGTCTATCGCGCTGCGGCTCGAAGTAGACGGTGATCCTTTTCAAGAGCCAGCAGTTGGCGACGACGAATCCGTTGAAGTCGGCTGGTTCTCAATCGCCCACATGCCGGTAACTAACCCTAAGTGGCGTCTTGTTATTGCCGATGCGGCCGCCCAGCGCAAACACCCAAAGGCGTTTACGCCCCGGATGGGGTTTGAAAAGCGGAACTAG
- the glnA gene encoding type I glutamate--ammonia ligase translates to MAFETVQDVIKFMKDEEVEFLDVRFTDVPGIEHHFSIPASEFDEDAAEEGMPFDGSSIRGFTTIDESDMMLLPDPATAGLDPFRSTKTLNMQFFVNDPFTREPFSRDPRNVALKAEEYLQSTGIADTCSMGAEAEFYVFDKVKYQAEANMAFYELDSASGWWNRGKDTELDGTPNLGNKTRMKGGYFPVAPADDSVELRDAMVKKLMETGFHLERFHHEVGTGGQQEINYRFNTLLHAADDMQRFKYVIKNTARQHGKVATFMPKPLAGDNGSGMHVHQSLWKDGEPLFYDESGYGGLSDMARFYIGGILHHAGAVLAFTNPTLNSYHRLVKGYEAPINLVYSQRNRSAAVRIPITGSNPKAKRIEFRAPDPSGNPYLGFAAMLMAGLDGIKNRIEPHAPVDKDLYELPPEEAKSIPQAPTSLEESLKALENDFEFLTEGDVFTQDLIDAYIELKYENEIQPARVRPTPLEFEMYFDC, encoded by the coding sequence GTGGCCTTCGAAACAGTCCAGGATGTCATTAAGTTTATGAAGGACGAGGAAGTCGAATTCCTTGACGTCCGTTTCACGGATGTTCCGGGCATTGAGCACCACTTCTCTATTCCGGCCAGCGAGTTCGACGAGGACGCAGCAGAAGAAGGCATGCCATTTGATGGCTCTTCGATCCGAGGCTTTACGACGATCGACGAGTCCGACATGATGCTCTTGCCGGACCCAGCAACCGCAGGTCTTGACCCATTCCGTTCCACGAAGACGCTCAACATGCAGTTCTTCGTTAACGACCCTTTTACCCGTGAGCCTTTCAGCCGCGACCCACGCAACGTTGCATTGAAAGCTGAGGAATACCTGCAGTCCACCGGCATCGCTGACACCTGCTCGATGGGTGCCGAGGCGGAGTTCTATGTCTTTGACAAGGTCAAGTACCAGGCAGAGGCAAACATGGCGTTCTATGAGCTGGATTCTGCGTCCGGTTGGTGGAACCGCGGCAAGGACACCGAGCTCGACGGCACCCCAAACCTGGGCAACAAGACCCGCATGAAGGGTGGCTATTTCCCAGTCGCGCCAGCCGACGATTCCGTTGAGCTGCGCGACGCCATGGTGAAGAAGCTCATGGAGACTGGCTTCCACCTCGAGCGCTTCCACCACGAGGTGGGCACCGGTGGGCAGCAGGAGATTAACTACCGCTTTAACACCCTGCTGCACGCAGCAGACGACATGCAGCGATTCAAGTACGTCATCAAGAACACTGCTCGCCAGCACGGCAAGGTTGCAACCTTCATGCCGAAGCCACTGGCAGGCGACAACGGTTCCGGCATGCACGTGCACCAGTCTTTGTGGAAGGACGGCGAGCCACTCTTCTACGACGAGTCCGGCTACGGCGGCCTGTCCGACATGGCGCGCTTCTACATCGGCGGCATCCTGCATCACGCAGGCGCTGTATTGGCGTTTACCAACCCAACGCTGAACTCCTACCACCGCTTGGTCAAAGGCTACGAGGCACCGATCAACCTGGTGTACTCCCAGCGCAACCGCTCCGCGGCAGTGCGCATCCCGATCACCGGCTCCAACCCTAAGGCAAAGCGCATCGAGTTCCGCGCACCAGACCCATCGGGCAACCCATACTTGGGCTTCGCCGCGATGCTCATGGCTGGACTGGACGGCATCAAGAACCGCATCGAGCCACACGCACCTGTGGACAAGGACCTCTACGAGCTGCCCCCAGAGGAAGCGAAGTCGATTCCACAGGCACCGACCTCACTGGAAGAATCCCTCAAGGCGCTGGAAAACGACTTCGAGTTCCTCACCGAGGGCGACGTATTCACCCAGGACCTCATCGATGCCTACATCGAGCTGAAGTACGAAAACGAGATCCAACCGGCTCGCGTTCGTCCTACCCCGCTTGAGTTTGAGATGTACTTCGACTGCTAG
- a CDS encoding DUF4191 domain-containing protein produces the protein MAESKSEKAAEKAAKKQERAAKRAQRKQTWSQMWQAFKLQRKRDKKLVPYMVLAVVGLAALFFLIGLLFNAEWFGLIFGILFGIILAMFIFTRRLESSMYDEVGDTPGAAGWTLENMKNTMGVAWVTKTGVQANHQMDTVHRVVGNPGVVLVGEGDKKRLNTLMSKERKRVDRLLAGVPIYEVYVGSGEGQVPLKKLQREMLKFPRNYKKDEVYSMAAKVDAMDAVHGGMPGMPKGPMPRQAQNMAGMNRRMRRMQERRGK, from the coding sequence ATGGCTGAGTCGAAGAGTGAAAAGGCTGCCGAAAAGGCGGCGAAGAAGCAAGAGCGCGCCGCCAAGCGTGCGCAGCGGAAGCAAACGTGGTCCCAGATGTGGCAGGCGTTTAAGCTGCAGCGTAAGCGCGACAAGAAGCTTGTTCCTTATATGGTGCTTGCCGTCGTGGGTCTTGCCGCGCTGTTCTTCCTGATCGGCCTGCTGTTCAATGCTGAATGGTTCGGCCTGATCTTCGGTATTTTGTTCGGCATCATCTTGGCGATGTTCATCTTCACCCGTCGTTTGGAAAGCTCCATGTACGACGAGGTGGGCGACACTCCGGGCGCGGCCGGTTGGACGTTGGAAAACATGAAGAACACCATGGGTGTTGCGTGGGTGACCAAAACAGGCGTGCAAGCTAACCACCAGATGGACACTGTACACCGCGTCGTGGGTAACCCGGGCGTTGTTTTGGTCGGCGAAGGCGACAAGAAGCGTTTGAACACGCTGATGTCTAAAGAGCGCAAGCGCGTCGATCGCCTTCTAGCTGGTGTGCCGATTTACGAGGTATACGTTGGTTCCGGCGAAGGCCAGGTGCCATTGAAGAAGCTGCAGCGCGAGATGTTGAAGTTCCCTCGCAACTACAAAAAGGACGAGGTCTACTCCATGGCGGCCAAGGTTGACGCGATGGACGCTGTCCACGGCGGAATGCCTGGCATGCCGAAGGGGCCGATGCCTCGACAGGCGCAGAACATGGCGGGTATGAACCGTCGCATGCGTCGCATGCAGGAACGACGCGGCAAGTAA